Genomic segment of Bacillota bacterium:
CTTGGAAACAGGGGTTAGAGGGGTCGTTTCAGGCATTTTTGGTGCGCACTCCTAGGCCGGTGTCGTGGGGGTGGACATGGAGACGGCGGCAATCCTGACCGTCGCCAGCCTGCGCGGCGTGCAGGCGGGAACGATTCCGGTGGCCAGCGACAACCCGTTCCTGAAGCGGTAGATGCATTCACCGAGACCGCCTTCTGTGGCAACCCGGCAGCGATTGTCCAGTAGCATGTGGTCGCCGAGACGAGCTTGGGGAGGCGCAAGCGACGCAGCGGCGCGCTCCCCGAGAAGGAGGGCACCTGCATGGAGATAGATCTGACGCACGCATTGGACCCGGGGGAAACGGTTGGGGGGCGTGTCACCAGCTATGGAGGACGCGAGGCCATGTGGCTCGAGGCCGGGCTGGCGCGAGTCCGTGACCGCACTTTCGGCGACATGGAAGTGTCTGTGGATCTCGCCTTTACCACCCGGACCAGTTTCGGGGGCCTGGCTTTCAGGGGATCCGATGCCGAAAACTTCGAATTGTGCTACGTGACGCCTCTTGGCAGCCAGGAGGCGGTGCAGTACGACCCTGTGTTCAACGGCTCCAACACCTGGCAGGTATACTGCGGAGCCGACCACCTGACGGCGGCACATGTCCCCCGGGACCGTTGGGTGACCCTGACCGTTCGCGCCGTCGGCAACAGCGCCACCGCGTTCGTCGACGGCGTCGAGGTAATGCGGGTCCACGAACTCAAACACCGGCGCGCAGAGGGTTTCATAGGCATCTGGTGTTACAGGCCATGCTACTTCAGCCTACTGACCGCCAGGCTCGTGAATTCCGGCCCATTCGGCACCGAGCCGATCCGCCATTGGGAGATTTCAGACAAGTTCTCTGACGATGAGGATATGTCCAGGGAGATTGAGCCCGGGTGCTGGCAACCGGTGGCCGCAGAGGAGGACGGGTCCGTCTGTCTGAACCGGTACCGCCGAAAGGAACCCGGATGTGAGTCCGTTTACGCTCGCGCGTTCGTTGAATCCCCAGACGAGCGCCGCACAGAACTCGTACTGGGGTTCAGCGACGCCTGCATAGTGAGGGTAAACGGCCGGGACGTCTTCAGGGGCAGCAACTTTTGGGGGGAGAACAACACCGGCAGGCTCAGCTGGAAACCTGCCCGGCTCACCGTGCCGCTGCGGCGCGGCCCCAATGAGGTTCTGG
This window contains:
- a CDS encoding DUF1080 domain-containing protein, whose amino-acid sequence is MEIDLTHALDPGETVGGRVTSYGGREAMWLEAGLARVRDRTFGDMEVSVDLAFTTRTSFGGLAFRGSDAENFELCYVTPLGSQEAVQYDPVFNGSNTWQVYCGADHLTAAHVPRDRWVTLTVRAVGNSATAFVDGVEVMRVHELKHRRAEGFIGIWCYRPCYFSLLTARLVNSGPFGTEPIRHWEISDKFSDDEDMSREIEPGCWQPVAAEEDGSVCLNRYRRKEPGCESVYARAFVESPDERRTELVLGFSDACIVRVNGRDVFRGSNFWGENNTGRLSWKPARLTVPLRRGPNEVLVKVMERDFFGWGLRLSIPDPDRALRVRQP